A single window of Dendropsophus ebraccatus isolate aDenEbr1 chromosome 5, aDenEbr1.pat, whole genome shotgun sequence DNA harbors:
- the FRMPD4 gene encoding FERM and PDZ domain-containing protein 4 isoform X1: protein MAHFSGGSDFPGSCKESILLTVVQPYPSPKSAFISAAKKARLKSNPVKVRFSEEVIINGQVSETVKDNSLLFMPNVLKVYLENGQTKSFRFDSGTSIKDVILTLQEKLSIKCIEHFSLMLEQRTEGAGTKLLLLHEQETLTQVTQRPSSHMMRCLFRISFVPKDPIDLLRRDPVAFEYLYVQSCNDVVQERFGPELKYDIALRLAALQMYIATVTTKQTQKISLKYIEKEWGLETFLPSAVLQSMKEKNIKKALSHLVKANQNLVPPGKKLSALQAKVHYLKFLSDLRLYGGRVFKAKLIQGEKHSDVTLLVGPRYGISHVINTKTNLVALLADFSHVNRIEMYTEDDVTVRVELHVLDVKPITLLMESSDAMNLACLTAGYYRLLVDSRRSIFNVANKNTANRELGNEIRTKINYHDCDWNYLPKSTIFAYEENQEAQQIFKDLKQRNIDVSESPLCHKDHRNLYIETTFNSGELDQQLTKQCDHIDMENSLSVSQPALPCLSGLEHSSTAQDSPRSAKVSFIFGDHNLDTINPQTLGYERLLDESPEMLDKQNVIYLNNANDIKDLDLTSDAESIHFAANAVYANISENKMFGAAEGIEEPLLHDICYSETTDDVEDEDEASCEEDMMVPEDTRTDILSMSGSSDDIIDLTSLPPPEGDDNEDDFLLHSLNMAIAAPPPGFRDSSDEEDCQNQSASAVSMSNDDIPVSLIDAVPTSADEKCETILEETVVSNLQAMQELAVSEDSQADDTSGVTILRAYSPESSSDSGNETNSSEMTESSELASAQRQTENPARAILTNNEYQTLMPDQTDNSVAKNQSGCMSLKSSSSLANRQAVEIQSKAVPSKQILHSDNIEMEPETMETKSVTEYFNKMQMGSLVYACKRKSKQDTDIKTHFDINVTVKKQVGKRIENDGELKTKFETLPSRDCQLLSNFNLERTAFRKDNPRWYNTTEKGAIEKMPAGSVYVKTLPRLSGVGKIDTDTKDDPNMENSLSEQEDIFISNAAFISSSKELGDPEADGTSTEHISKLVDNDQNINRICEYHIAKNMSSFQSEEHFSLQSSQCSSVDAGCSTGSSSCATPVESPLCTSDAKHILSDASVKSGSYMNPDERQSMLPNHGTTYPELHQQGDTACHRINVPAAHTTVNADQLFGTLREGCHRISKMKETTALTEPAKGRRDGMPAATIKHLKGDPIASSSICSESNVPTPNQDSHHFHQGNHACAAEISPQQYDIMGGSLKMPHNRKVLRRSSSVITRSSGAEVTDKKISSISLCLDGMETGQSRSEKRLELPLGKKISKSCSHSSVNSINESKDNKRSTSTGSMQKVQKQSRSLPLLKLDSSNWRCRGPFSYCFQNRGKNADDEEDEFEEVDHGNNNENKELSCVYLPQLPVEAQKGELSCTPSGSKGIESPRASIVVAKKHPEEEHVSGQNELSVQNMDFDEKITRINALKEKVYAIPDGFHAAQKDANELLCLIRSNHTGKGEDASIDTYDQELSQYKQRLSVESRQLGSACRKMAATDKGPEEMLSAMTSSFQILCCLTEACMRLVKAVNSESQQQEIVAKIDEVILNYICLLRAAESTSAKVFSDPSVKLMARHSSTMAAVVSTLTRSLKMLLNK, encoded by the exons GTGACTCAAAGACCCAGCTCACATATGATGAGATGCCTGTTTCGAATTAGCTTTGTTCCAAAGGATCCAATTGACTTACTTCGGAGGGATCCTGTTGCCTTTGAATATTTATATGTGCAG AGTTGCAATGATGTTGTTCAAGAACGATTCGGGCCAGAGCTGAAGTATGACATTGCACTGAGACTGGCAGCGTTACAAATGTACATCGCAACAGTAACAacgaaacaaacacaaaaaatctCCTTGAAATACATTGA aaagGAATGGGGACTTGAGACTTTCCTTCCATCTGCCGTTCTACAAAGTATGAAGGAAAAGAACATAAAGAAGGCCCTGTCACACCTTGTCAAAGCCAACCAAAACCTGGTCCCTCCaggaaaaaag CTGTCTGCTCTACAAGCCAAAGTTCACTATCTGAAGTTTCTTAGTGACTTACGCTTATATGGTGGACGTGTATTTAAAGCAAAATTGATT CAGGGAGAAAAACATTCGGATGTGACCTTGTTAGTCGGTCCACGGTATGGCATCAGCCACGTCATCAACACAAAAACAAATCTGGTCGCCCTTCTCGCAGACTTTAGCCATGTCAATCGAATTGAAATGTATACGGAGGATGATGTAACTGTAAGAGTGGAGCTTCATGTTCTTGATGTGAAG CCTATCACACTACTTATGGAATCATCTGATGCCATGAATCTTGCCTGCCTAACAGCAGGTTATTACCGACTACTAGTTGATTCAAGACGGTCAATTTTTAATGTGGCAAATAAGAACACAGCCAATCGAGAACTGG GAAACGAAATTCGTACTAAAATTAACTATCATGATTGTGATTGGAATTATTTACCAAAATCAACTATCTTTGCTTACGAAGAAAATCAGGAAGCTCAACAAATATTCAAAGACTTAAAACAAAGAAACATTGACGTTTCTGAAAGTCCGTTATGCCATAAAGACCATCGGAATTTGTACATAGAAACTACATTTAATTCAGGAGAACTTGATCAGCAACTAACCAAACAATGTGACCATATAGATATGGAAAACAGTCTCAGTGTAAGCCAGCCGGCATTGCCATGTCTGTCAGGACTGGAACACTCTAGTACAGCACAAGACTCTCCAAGGAGTGCAAAGGTGTCTTTTATATTTGGTGACCATAACCTTGACACCATAAACCCACAGACACTTGGCTATGAAAGATTGTTGGATGAAAGTCCCGAGATGTTGGATAAACAAAATGTAATTTACTTAAATAATGCCAATGACATTAAAGACCTAGACTTGACATCAGATGCTGAAAGCATCCATTTTGCTGCTAATGCTGTTTATGCAAATATATCTGAGAATAAAATGTTTGGTGCTGCAGAAGGTATTGAAGAACCTCTTTTACACGATATATGTTATTCTGAAACTACTGACGATGTAGAAGATGAAGATGAGGCCAGTTGTGAAGAAGATATGATGGTGCCAGAGGATACTAGAACAGATATCCTTAGCATGTCAGGATccagtgatgacatcatagacTTGACCTCACTTCCACCACCTGAAGGAGATGACAATGAGGATGACTTCTTGTTGCATTCCTTGAACATGGccattgctgctcctcctcctggatTCAGAGACAGCTCTGATGAAGAAGATTGTCAAAATCAGTCTGCTTCAGCTGTCAGTATGTCTAATGACGATATCCCTGTGTCGCTTATTGATGCTGTACCGACAAGTGCAGATGAAAAATGTGAGACAATCCTAGAAGAGACAGTGGTTTCAAATCTTCAAGCGATGCAAGAATTGGCTGTATCGGAAGACAGCCAAGCAGATGACACCTCAG GTGTAACAATATTAAGAGCGTATAGCCCTGAATCCTCATCAGATTCTGGAAATGAAACCAATTCCTCAGAAATGACCGAGAGTTCTGAATTAGCTTCGGCGCAGAGGCAAACAGAAAATCCAGCCCGTGCAATATTAACCAACAATGAATACCAAACTCTGATGCCAGATCAGACAGACAATTCTGTAGCTAAGAATCAATCTGGATGTATGTCTCTTAAGTCTTCTTCTTCCTTGGCAAATCGGCAAGCTGTAGAAATCCAGTCAAAAGCTGTGCCTTCAAAACAGATACTTCATTCTGATAACATCGAAATGGAGCCAGAAACCATGGAGACAAAATCTGTTACGGAATACTTTAACAAGATGCAAATGGGATCTTTAGTGTACGCttgtaaaagaaaaagtaaacagGACACAGATATAAAAACACATTTCGATATAAATGTTACAGTCAAAAAGCAAGTAGGTAAACGTATCGAAAACGATGGTGAACTAAAAACGAAGTTTGAAACGCTCCCTTCGCGAGACTGTCAGCTGCTGAGTAATTTTAACTTAGAAAGAACTGCATTTCGGAAAGACAATCCACGATGGTATAATACCACTGAGAAGGGAGCTATCGAGAAAATGCCAGCGGGTTCTGTGTATGTAAAGACATTACCAAGGCTCTCTGGGGTAGGAAAAATTGATACTGATACTAAAGATGACCCAAATATGGAAAACTCTCTTTCAGAACAAGAGGATATATTTATTTCTAATGCAGCTTTCATTTCTTCTTCCAAAGAACTTGGTGACCCTGAAGCTGATGGTACTTCTACCGAGCACATTTCTAAGTTAGTGGACAATGATCAGAACATAAATAGGATTTGTGAGTACCACATCGCCAAGAACATGTCATCATTTCAGAGCGAAGAGCATTTTTCTCTGCAAAGTTCCCAGTGTTCCTCTGTCGATGCAGGTTGTAGTACTGGGAGCAGTTCATGTGCAACTCCAGTAGAGTCTCCTTTGTGTACTTCCGATGCTAAACATATTCTCTCGGATGCATCGGTAAAGAGTGGGAGTTACATGAACCCTGATGAAAGACAATCAATGCTTCCGAATCATGGGACAACATATCCTGAATTGCATCAACAAGGTGACACTGCATGTCATAGGATCAACGTTCCAGCTGCACATACAACCGTTAATGCAGACCAATTGTTTGGAACCTTAAGAGAGGGATGTCATCGGATTTCTAAAATGAAAGAAACTACAG CTTTGACAGAGCCTGCAAAAGGAAGAAGAGATGGCATGCCTGCAGCTACTATTAAGCACCTGAAAGGTGACCCTATTGCATCATCCAGCATTTGCTCAGAATCAAATGTGCCAACTCCGAACCAAGACTCTCACCATTTTCACCAAGGGAACCACGCCTGTGCAGCAGAAATAAGTCCACAGCAGTATGACATCATGGGAGGAAGTCTGAAAATGCCACATAATAGAAAGGTACTAAGAAGGAGCAGCAGCGTCATAACAAGATCCTCAGGCGCGGAGGTAACAGACAAGAAAATCTCTTCTATAAGCTTATGCTTGGATGGGATGGAGACAGGTCAGTCCAGGTCTGAAAAGAGACTTGAGCTTCCATTAGGGAAAAAAATATCCAAAAGTTGTTCCCATAGTTCCGTGAATTCAATCAATGAAAGCAAAGATAATAAAAGGTCTACTTCAACTGGTTCTATGCAAAAGGTACAAAAACAGTCTAGGTCGCTGCCTTTGTTGAAGCTGGATTCAAGCAACTGGAGATGTCGAGGCCCCTTTAGTTACTGCTTCCAAAACAGAGGGAAAAATGCTGACGATGAAGAAGATGAGTTTGAAGAGGTAGACCATGGTAATAATAATGAGAATAAAGAATTATCGTGTGTATATCTACCACAGTTACCAGTGGAAGCTCAAAAAGGAGAGCTATCATGCACACCTAGTGGAAGTAAAGGAATAGAATCTCCCAGAGCCAGTATAGTAGTGGCTAAAAAACATCCTGAGGAGGAGCATGTCTCTGGGCAAAATGAGTTGAGTGTCCAGAACATGGACTTTGATGAAAAGATTACCAGAATCAATGCACTAAAAGAAAAAGTTTATGCAATACCTGATGGGTTTCATGCTGCTCAAAAAGATGCGAATGAGTTACTCTGCCTAATACGGTCAAACCACACTGGAAAGGGGGAAGATGCAAGCATAGATACCTATGACCAGGAGTTGTCGCAGTATAAACAGCGACTGTCTGTTGAATCAAGACAGCTAGGAAGTGCCTGCAGGAAGATGGCCGCCACGGACAAGGGCCCGGAAGAAATGTTATCAGCTATGACCTCAAGTTTTCAAATTCTCTGTTGTTTAACCGAAGCTTGCATGCGATTAGTAAAAGCGGTAAACTCTGAATCACAACAACaagaaattgtggcaaaaatagATGAGGTGATATTAAACTACATTTGTTTGTTGAGGGCCGCAGAGTCTACGTCTGCAAAGGTGTTTAGTGATCCCAGTGTTAAACTGATGGCTCGACACTCTAGTACTATGGCTGCCGTTGTAAGCACACTAACCCGTTCTCTTAAAATGCTTTTGAACAAATAA